A single genomic interval of Syntrophobotulus glycolicus DSM 8271 harbors:
- a CDS encoding ABC transporter permease — protein sequence MKSYLGLVSAYAKAHRKKNQLTVVCIAISVMLVTAIFGLADMSIKAQIKEYIRQRGNFHAVITDISDSTAGQINSRKDVNASSFLGLIEDTTYQGKRLLIQSSTEEFAGQMNLVVTEGRYPAAEREALLDRQGLEQFGIPIGGAIEVAFRNGEIRQFTITGTYRDFSSLKGSDAHGLMLSAEGMRALPAGLSQEYYYLQFKSGVNINRALSEIKAEYALSENQVAPNTMLLGLMGQSKDSTMLGVYLMAGILFILVTTAGTFMIASSFNMSILERTQFFGLLRCLGATKKQIKRYIRLEGLQYCLKGIPLGLLAGCVILWTAIFSLNMLNSQYLPEMPMFQISWPGLAAGAAIGFLVVMPASRSPAKRATRISPQAAVTGNINDTNHQRLDRASNTKMFHVDTAMGLRHAFSNKKSMTLIAGSFALSIILFLSFTVLITFMGHALKPLKPYAPDISVQGAQDSVLIDRSIVEDIKTLPHIKYIAGRMFYPDLPATDKQGPGRAALISYDEPQFKWAKELLVSGSIENVQNGNGVLIDYDHAEEFNGKIGDTITLDIAGKPHALQVAGIVSSVPFDAEDGGWIIVCSEHTFTTLTGISDYTILDLQVDQDISEQVRSLITPEMQLLDKQQSNSEIRTSYYAMAVFVYGFLLVIALVALINILNTVNASVSSRMSNYGVMRAVGMSGNQLRKMVTAEAAAYAVTGSIAGGILGLLLHRFFFGLLITSNWGQLWQPPLAVFIVIISAVILTTFIAVIFPTKKMTKMSIVNVVNAG from the coding sequence ATGAAAAGCTATCTTGGTCTTGTTTCCGCGTATGCCAAAGCACACCGAAAGAAGAATCAGCTCACTGTGGTCTGTATCGCCATCTCGGTGATGCTGGTCACGGCAATCTTTGGTCTGGCCGATATGAGCATCAAAGCTCAAATCAAGGAGTATATCCGTCAACGGGGGAACTTTCACGCCGTTATTACGGATATCTCGGACAGCACCGCCGGGCAAATCAACAGCCGCAAGGATGTAAACGCCTCAAGCTTCTTAGGGCTGATCGAAGATACCACCTATCAGGGGAAAAGACTACTGATCCAAAGCAGTACTGAGGAATTTGCCGGGCAGATGAACCTTGTCGTGACCGAGGGCCGTTATCCGGCTGCTGAACGGGAGGCGCTGCTCGACAGGCAAGGACTTGAGCAATTTGGGATTCCCATCGGGGGTGCGATAGAGGTTGCTTTCAGGAACGGGGAAATACGGCAATTTACGATTACCGGGACATATCGCGATTTTTCCAGTCTGAAGGGCAGCGACGCCCACGGCCTGATGCTGTCGGCAGAGGGTATGCGTGCGCTTCCAGCAGGCTTATCTCAGGAATATTATTATCTTCAATTCAAAAGCGGCGTGAATATCAACCGGGCGCTTTCAGAGATCAAAGCGGAATATGCTTTGAGCGAGAACCAAGTTGCCCCAAACACGATGCTCCTGGGCTTGATGGGACAAAGCAAAGACTCCACGATGCTGGGAGTCTACCTTATGGCAGGAATTTTGTTTATTCTTGTCACGACGGCCGGCACGTTTATGATCGCCAGCAGCTTTAACATGAGCATACTGGAACGGACGCAGTTTTTCGGCCTTCTGCGTTGTCTTGGCGCGACGAAAAAGCAAATCAAACGGTATATCCGGCTGGAGGGCTTACAGTATTGCCTGAAAGGAATCCCGCTTGGATTATTGGCCGGATGCGTGATCTTATGGACGGCGATTTTTTCCTTAAACATGCTGAACTCCCAGTATCTCCCGGAAATGCCGATGTTTCAAATCAGCTGGCCCGGTCTTGCCGCCGGTGCCGCAATTGGCTTTTTAGTGGTCATGCCTGCTTCAAGATCTCCCGCCAAACGGGCGACGAGGATATCTCCGCAGGCTGCCGTAACGGGAAATATCAATGATACGAACCACCAACGCCTTGACAGAGCATCAAACACAAAGATGTTTCATGTGGATACGGCAATGGGACTTCGCCACGCTTTTTCAAATAAGAAGAGTATGACGTTGATCGCTGGTTCCTTTGCGCTAAGCATCATCTTATTTTTGAGTTTCACGGTATTGATTACTTTTATGGGCCATGCGTTAAAGCCGCTGAAACCTTACGCACCCGATATCTCTGTTCAGGGTGCCCAAGATAGCGTCTTGATTGACCGTTCTATTGTCGAAGATATCAAAACCCTTCCGCATATCAAATATATCGCTGGACGCATGTTTTACCCTGATCTTCCGGCAACCGACAAACAGGGGCCCGGTAGGGCTGCCTTGATTTCATATGATGAACCGCAATTTAAGTGGGCAAAAGAACTGCTGGTTTCCGGAAGCATCGAAAACGTCCAAAACGGCAACGGAGTATTGATTGATTATGACCATGCAGAAGAGTTTAATGGGAAGATTGGCGATACCATTACGCTCGATATTGCCGGGAAACCGCATGCTCTGCAAGTCGCCGGTATTGTCTCCAGTGTGCCCTTTGACGCGGAAGATGGCGGGTGGATCATCGTTTGCTCTGAACACACCTTTACCACGCTAACCGGGATATCGGACTACACGATTCTTGATCTGCAAGTCGATCAGGATATTTCCGAACAGGTGAGAAGCCTTATCACGCCGGAAATGCAGCTGCTCGACAAACAGCAGAGCAACAGTGAAATCCGCACAAGCTACTACGCTATGGCCGTATTCGTTTATGGGTTTTTGCTGGTCATTGCACTGGTTGCCCTGATTAACATTCTAAATACGGTAAACGCCAGCGTTTCCAGTCGCATGAGCAACTATGGCGTTATGCGCGCAGTGGGTATGTCCGGTAATCAGCTTAGAAAGATGGTTACGGCTGAAGCCGCCGCCTATGCCGTGACCGGCAGTATTGCGGGAGGTATTTTGGGGCTGCTTCTGCACCGTTTCTTTTTCGGACTTCTGATCACATCCAACTGGGGGCAACTCTGGCAGCCACCGCTGGCGGTTTTCATCGTCATCATTTCAGCCGTAATCCTCACAACCTTTATTGCGGTTATTTTCCCGACGAAGAAAATGACTAAAATGAGTATCGTTAATGTGGTCAATGCAGGGTAA
- a CDS encoding ABC transporter ATP-binding protein yields MNLLEVRAVCKTYGTGETAVAALENVSFSIPKGQFIAVVGESGSGKSTLLNMIGALDTPTSGKVLIDGNDIFRMTDEKLTIFRRRNIGFVFQAFNLIPELNVEQNITFPVLLDYKKPNQSDVEEILTVLSLQDRRHHLPRQLSGGQQQRAAIGRALITRPMLILADEPTGNLDSQNSSEVIALLKTASKRYQQTIIMITHNRSLASAADRVLQVSDGVLTDLGGYAG; encoded by the coding sequence ATGAATTTATTAGAGGTAAGGGCCGTTTGCAAGACTTACGGTACCGGAGAGACGGCGGTTGCCGCCTTAGAAAATGTGAGCTTTTCGATTCCCAAAGGCCAATTTATCGCAGTTGTCGGGGAATCCGGCTCTGGAAAAAGTACGCTGCTTAATATGATTGGGGCACTCGATACCCCTACCTCCGGCAAGGTGCTTATTGATGGCAACGATATCTTCAGGATGACGGACGAGAAGCTGACCATCTTCCGCCGCAGGAACATTGGATTCGTCTTTCAGGCCTTCAACCTGATCCCGGAACTCAATGTCGAGCAGAATATTACGTTCCCTGTTTTACTCGACTACAAGAAGCCGAATCAGTCCGATGTCGAAGAAATCCTTACCGTGCTTTCTCTCCAAGACAGACGGCATCATCTGCCGCGCCAGTTATCCGGCGGGCAGCAGCAGCGCGCAGCGATTGGCCGCGCCCTGATTACCCGCCCCATGCTGATTCTTGCAGACGAGCCGACCGGAAATTTGGATAGTCAAAACAGCAGCGAGGTGATCGCACTTCTGAAAACGGCATCCAAACGCTATCAACAGACAATCATCATGATTACGCATAACCGAAGCCTTGCTTCTGCGGCTGACCGTGTGCTGCAGGTATCGGACGGTGTTCTTACCGACTTAGGAGGATATGCCGGATGA
- a CDS encoding sensor histidine kinase, with protein MKIFTNQDIKTFFLLLSFILGGFLFLHQFTIWFFYGVLNPILLLLSFLAALGLLGVCFLYFRKQNQIMEDAVSQLSLYLSGDRDARIECDREGSLYKLFHAVNTLATALDAHASKEQKTKEFLKDTISDISHQLKTPLAALNIYNGLLQDDTEDMAGMREFAAKSEKEIARIETLVQNLLKITRLDAGSIIIERSSENIADMAKDIRRHFAFRAGGEQKTIILSGPDHIGLFCDRVWLTEAISNIVKNALDHTDTGGQIVIEWKGLPAITQITVRDNGSGIHPEDIHHIFKRFYRSRFFKDTQGIGLGLPLAKAIVEAHGGSITADSALGKGSAFVMSFLPLQDCKPKFM; from the coding sequence ATGAAAATTTTCACCAATCAGGATATCAAAACATTCTTTCTTCTCCTGTCCTTCATCTTGGGCGGTTTTCTCTTCCTGCACCAATTTACAATATGGTTCTTTTACGGCGTACTGAACCCCATTCTTCTCCTGCTTTCCTTTCTGGCCGCTTTGGGCCTACTGGGCGTCTGCTTTCTGTATTTTCGAAAGCAAAATCAAATTATGGAAGATGCCGTATCTCAACTCAGTTTATATCTTTCAGGGGACAGAGATGCCCGGATCGAGTGTGACCGGGAGGGCAGCCTGTATAAGCTCTTTCACGCGGTAAATACCCTGGCTACGGCACTCGACGCTCATGCCTCAAAGGAACAGAAAACAAAAGAGTTTTTGAAGGATACCATCTCAGATATTTCCCACCAGCTAAAGACCCCTCTCGCCGCGCTCAATATCTACAACGGGCTTTTACAAGACGACACCGAGGATATGGCCGGCATGCGGGAATTTGCCGCAAAATCGGAAAAAGAAATCGCAAGGATAGAAACGCTTGTTCAGAACCTCTTGAAAATTACAAGGCTGGACGCCGGCTCGATCATCATCGAGAGATCATCTGAAAACATCGCCGATATGGCCAAGGACATCCGCCGGCATTTTGCATTCCGCGCGGGTGGGGAGCAAAAAACAATCATCCTGTCAGGGCCAGATCATATCGGGCTTTTTTGTGACAGAGTCTGGTTGACAGAAGCCATCAGCAATATCGTGAAAAACGCCCTTGACCATACGGATACGGGCGGCCAGATCGTTATTGAGTGGAAAGGGCTCCCGGCGATCACCCAGATAACCGTAAGGGATAATGGAAGTGGGATTCACCCCGAAGATATCCACCACATCTTTAAACGGTTTTATCGCAGCCGCTTTTTCAAGGATACACAAGGTATTGGCCTTGGCCTGCCGCTTGCCAAGGCAATTGTGGAGGCGCACGGCGGCAGCATTACGGCAGATAGCGCTTTAGGCAAAGGAAGTGCCTTTGTGATGAGCTTCCTTCCCTTACAAGACTGTAAGCCAAAATTCATGTGA
- a CDS encoding response regulator transcription factor, with product MNRILLLEDDLSLLDGLSYSLKRQGFGLDIARTIKEAGTIWLEGKYDLLILDLSLPDGSGFEICQKVRQVSNVPIIFLTASDEEINIVKGLDLGGDDYLTKPFRLGVLISRMNALLRRAKNFGETDTEISSNGIKVLLLQGQVYKAGRPLALTTAEYRLLCLLMQNPNRILSKAKILDKLWDGDGNYVDDNTLAVYIHRLRLKIENNPAHPQMLLTIRGMGYKWTVVS from the coding sequence ATGAACAGGATACTACTGCTTGAAGATGATTTAAGCCTGCTTGACGGGCTTTCCTATTCCCTGAAAAGGCAGGGCTTCGGATTGGATATTGCCCGAACCATAAAAGAGGCCGGCACCATTTGGCTGGAGGGAAAATACGATTTGCTGATTCTGGACTTATCCTTGCCCGATGGCTCCGGTTTTGAGATCTGTCAAAAAGTGCGTCAGGTTTCTAACGTCCCCATCATCTTTTTAACCGCCTCAGATGAAGAAATCAACATCGTCAAGGGCCTTGATCTTGGCGGGGACGATTATCTGACAAAGCCTTTCCGGTTAGGTGTGCTGATCTCCAGAATGAACGCCTTGCTCCGGCGGGCAAAAAATTTTGGAGAGACCGATACGGAAATCAGCTCCAATGGAATCAAGGTGCTGTTATTGCAGGGACAAGTCTATAAAGCCGGGCGGCCTTTGGCCTTAACGACAGCAGAATACCGATTGCTTTGTCTGCTCATGCAAAACCCCAATAGGATCCTTTCCAAAGCGAAAATCTTAGATAAGCTCTGGGACGGAGACGGGAACTATGTTGACGATAATACGCTGGCCGTGTATATTCACAGGCTGCGCCTGAAGATAGAAAATAATCCCGCTCATCCGCAAATGCTCTTGACCATCAGAGGCATGGGCTATAAATGGACTGTCGTAAGTTGA
- a CDS encoding ABC transporter ATP-binding protein, whose protein sequence is MNDFATWFHTITFGETKKFLKLTLWNFLDSFVVSLPYAVMLLAVYLLLIPLAEPGAAPPLNRLWLLCGVLLAQTVVYYFIRRKTYIDICVGFAGTTKNARLAMGEHLRRLPMGFFGRRDAGDLSTVLLRDYTEVENLASALIPQVSVILVRLALAVAVLSAFDWRMMLAVVLAIPLALPFAFLSYRRMGRISRQLLAAQQAAASGILEYVGGIQTLKAFNLAGERFAALKSSFARQHRHSVGLELAAAPVGMIGRFVLSCGIGAVMLAGAWLLTGGELAPFTSIVFLLLSLNIYEPVMILFGFIADFARTNRSAARIRELRNEQPLPEPQPKTAADAPSEAAAGAAPDPKAAAAPDAAGSNMDIAFQKVSFSYGSQEVLHQISLRFPAKSITALVGPSGSGKSTITRLAARFWDADSGEITLGGVSVREMTSDTLLSRISMVFQDVYLFHDTIEANIRMGKPDASMAEIMEAARTAACHDFISVLPDGYQTVVGEGGSTLSGGEKQRISIARALLKNAPIVLLDEATASLDPENEVLIQQAISALVAEKTVIVIAHRLHSICSADQIIVLENGAVKERGGHEELLRQNGLYARLWAEQSRAASWQITATV, encoded by the coding sequence ATGAATGATTTTGCAACCTGGTTCCACACCATTACGTTTGGCGAAACCAAAAAATTTCTCAAGCTGACTCTCTGGAACTTTCTGGACAGCTTTGTGGTATCGCTGCCCTACGCGGTGATGCTCTTGGCCGTCTATCTGCTCCTGATCCCCCTGGCGGAGCCGGGCGCCGCGCCGCCCCTGAACCGGCTTTGGCTTCTGTGCGGCGTACTGCTGGCCCAGACCGTGGTCTACTATTTCATCCGCCGCAAAACCTATATCGACATCTGTGTCGGCTTTGCCGGCACCACCAAAAACGCCCGTCTGGCCATGGGCGAGCATTTGAGGCGCTTGCCCATGGGCTTTTTCGGGCGGCGGGACGCGGGGGATCTCTCCACGGTCTTGCTGCGGGACTACACCGAGGTAGAAAACCTGGCTTCGGCGCTCATCCCCCAGGTTTCGGTCATCCTGGTGCGCCTGGCCCTGGCGGTGGCCGTCCTGTCCGCCTTTGACTGGCGGATGATGCTGGCGGTGGTTCTGGCGATTCCGCTGGCCCTGCCCTTCGCCTTTCTCAGTTACCGCAGAATGGGCCGGATCAGCCGCCAGCTCCTGGCCGCCCAGCAAGCCGCCGCCTCCGGAATTCTGGAATACGTGGGCGGCATCCAGACCCTCAAGGCCTTCAACCTGGCGGGGGAACGCTTTGCCGCCCTGAAAAGCTCCTTTGCCAGGCAGCACCGGCATTCGGTGGGGCTGGAGCTGGCAGCGGCTCCCGTGGGCATGATCGGGCGCTTTGTGCTCAGCTGCGGCATCGGCGCGGTGATGCTGGCGGGAGCCTGGCTTCTGACCGGGGGAGAGCTGGCGCCGTTTACCTCTATCGTCTTTCTCCTGCTTTCCCTGAACATCTACGAGCCGGTGATGATTCTTTTCGGCTTTATCGCCGATTTTGCCCGCACCAACCGCTCGGCGGCGCGCATCCGGGAGCTCCGGAACGAACAGCCGCTGCCGGAGCCGCAGCCCAAGACCGCGGCGGATGCCCCCTCGGAAGCGGCAGCGGGAGCGGCTCCCGACCCTAAGGCCGCAGCCGCCCCTGATGCCGCTGGGTCAAATATGGATATTGCCTTTCAAAAGGTATCCTTTTCCTACGGCAGCCAGGAGGTACTGCACCAGATCTCCCTGCGTTTCCCCGCCAAGAGCATCACGGCCCTGGTCGGTCCTTCCGGCTCCGGAAAATCCACCATCACCCGGCTGGCCGCCCGCTTTTGGGACGCGGACAGCGGAGAGATCACCCTGGGCGGGGTCTCCGTCAGGGAGATGACCTCCGATACCCTGCTCTCCCGGATCAGCATGGTCTTTCAGGATGTGTATTTGTTCCACGACACCATTGAAGCCAATATCCGCATGGGCAAGCCGGACGCGAGCATGGCGGAAATCATGGAGGCCGCCCGCACAGCAGCCTGCCATGACTTTATCTCCGTCCTGCCGGACGGCTATCAGACCGTTGTCGGGGAAGGAGGCTCCACCCTTTCCGGCGGGGAAAAGCAGCGGATCTCCATCGCCCGCGCCCTCCTGAAAAACGCCCCCATCGTCCTGCTGGACGAGGCCACAGCCTCCCTGGACCCGGAAAATGAGGTCCTGATCCAGCAGGCCATCAGCGCCCTGGTGGCGGAAAAAACCGTGATCGTCATCGCCCACCGCCTGCACTCCATCTGCAGCGCCGATCAGATCATCGTCCTGGAAAACGGCGCGGTCAAGGAAAGAGGGGGGCATGAGGAGCTCCTGCGTCAAAACGGCCTGTACGCCCGGCTGTGGGCGGAACAGAGCCGGGCCGCCAGCTGGCAGATCACGGCCACGGTGTAA
- a CDS encoding ABC transporter ATP-binding protein: MARTRKMPREKTGLARILELAGPKKAKLLVACLLAVVSSAARLVPFFTIYGVIRELLAHYTLTAAIDPAVLYTLAGYTFAAALVYGVCAFASSALAHGAAYDILYALRLQLMEKLGRIPSGYFTGTTQGAIKKVLTDDVEQIEVFLAHHLADIAAAIATPLFTLLYLFLLDWRLALVTLAPIAVSVSLLAGGLKNPRGAQTQVDMHNTKEKMEGTIVEYIHGMPVIKIFNRTLSAFQRYERDVSAYVGAVERTACHFAPGMGAYYAFFGAQLLFLLPAGLLLLPTAASYLDFLPLLLLFFLVGGGLKEPLENMMQMVVHSGRITEGVKRIDRILRQPEPAATGSGNPAVYDIAFEGVSFAYTEEGPQALRDISFRLAPGTVTGIVGPSGGGKSTLAQLLLRFYEPQQGLIRIGGVDIREIPPSRLMNLVSYVFQDSFLFRDTAENNIRMGNRAAGREAVVAAAQNAGIHEVIMALPQGYDTVIGGENSSLSGGEKQRLAIARVFLRDTPIVLLDEATAYADAENEAKIQQAFARLARRKTVLMIAHRLRTVENADQILVLADGKLLGAGTHAELLRDCPPYGGMIAANARRDRWTIRKGELPG, from the coding sequence ATGGCAAGAACCCGCAAAATGCCCCGAGAAAAAACAGGCCTTGCCCGGATCCTGGAGCTGGCCGGACCCAAAAAGGCCAAGCTCCTCGTCGCCTGCCTGCTGGCGGTCGTCTCTTCGGCGGCCCGCCTTGTTCCCTTTTTCACCATTTACGGAGTGATCCGGGAACTGCTCGCCCACTATACCCTGACCGCGGCCATCGACCCCGCGGTCCTCTACACACTGGCCGGCTATACCTTTGCCGCCGCCCTGGTTTACGGGGTCTGCGCTTTTGCTTCCTCGGCCCTGGCCCACGGGGCCGCTTACGACATTCTCTATGCCCTGCGCTTGCAGCTGATGGAGAAGCTGGGGCGGATTCCTTCCGGTTATTTTACCGGCACCACCCAGGGCGCGATCAAGAAAGTGCTCACGGATGATGTGGAGCAGATCGAGGTTTTCCTCGCCCACCATCTCGCCGATATCGCGGCGGCCATCGCCACCCCGCTCTTTACCCTGCTTTACCTTTTTCTCCTGGACTGGCGGCTGGCCCTGGTCACACTGGCGCCGATCGCCGTTTCCGTCTCCCTGCTGGCCGGCGGGCTGAAAAACCCGCGGGGCGCCCAGACCCAGGTGGATATGCACAACACCAAAGAAAAGATGGAAGGCACCATTGTGGAGTATATCCACGGGATGCCGGTCATCAAAATATTCAACCGGACCTTAAGCGCCTTTCAGCGCTACGAGCGGGATGTTTCCGCCTATGTGGGCGCTGTGGAGCGGACGGCCTGCCACTTCGCGCCGGGCATGGGGGCCTATTACGCTTTTTTCGGGGCCCAGCTCCTGTTCCTGCTTCCGGCCGGCCTGCTTTTGCTCCCGACCGCCGCCTCCTATCTGGATTTCCTGCCCCTGCTCCTGCTGTTTTTTCTGGTCGGGGGCGGCCTGAAGGAACCGCTGGAAAACATGATGCAGATGGTGGTGCACAGCGGGCGCATTACGGAGGGCGTCAAACGCATCGACCGGATTCTCCGGCAGCCGGAGCCGGCCGCGACGGGCAGCGGAAATCCGGCTGTCTATGACATCGCTTTTGAGGGGGTATCTTTCGCTTATACGGAAGAAGGCCCCCAGGCGCTGCGGGACATCTCCTTCCGGCTGGCCCCGGGAACGGTCACCGGCATTGTCGGCCCCTCGGGCGGCGGAAAATCCACGCTGGCCCAGCTGCTCCTGCGCTTTTACGAGCCGCAGCAGGGCCTGATCCGCATAGGGGGGGTGGACATCCGGGAAATCCCGCCCTCCCGCCTGATGAATCTGGTGTCTTATGTCTTTCAGGACTCCTTCCTGTTCCGGGATACGGCAGAAAACAACATCCGCATGGGCAACCGGGCGGCCGGGCGGGAAGCGGTGGTGGCAGCGGCCCAAAACGCCGGAATCCACGAGGTCATTATGGCCCTTCCCCAGGGCTATGATACGGTGATCGGCGGGGAGAACTCTTCCCTCTCCGGCGGGGAAAAACAGCGGCTAGCCATCGCCCGGGTTTTTCTCAGGGACACGCCCATTGTCCTTCTGGACGAGGCCACGGCTTACGCCGACGCGGAAAACGAGGCGAAAATCCAGCAGGCCTTCGCCCGGCTGGCCCGCCGCAAAACCGTCCTGATGATTGCCCACCGGCTGCGGACGGTGGAAAACGCCGACCAGATCCTGGTGCTGGCAGACGGAAAGCTGCTGGGCGCGGGGACCCATGCCGAGCTGCTGCGGGACTGCCCGCCCTACGGCGGCATGATTGCCGCCAACGCCCGGCGGGACCGCTGGACGATCCGGAAAGGAGAACTGCCGGGATGA
- a CDS encoding TetR/AcrR family transcriptional regulator has product MSPKIFALKEREEARIKMLEAGLALIREHGMTHASVEKVTRAVGLGKSTFYNFFPSKEMFVYEIIQYQRDRAKQFFMDTLDGREKMTTPEAKAFLRKIIFSENSIYQYLTAEDEARLKAALPPEFRIDPQAEAVVMRGLFTHMEGVRPDVDFPLAANLIKIMALAMLNQDALHPGALARTLDRIYDLLFSCIFTENA; this is encoded by the coding sequence ATGTCGCCCAAGATTTTTGCCCTAAAGGAACGGGAGGAAGCCCGGATCAAAATGCTGGAGGCGGGGCTTGCCCTGATCAGGGAGCACGGGATGACCCATGCTTCCGTGGAAAAGGTGACCAGAGCCGTCGGGCTGGGCAAAAGTACCTTTTATAACTTTTTCCCGTCCAAGGAGATGTTCGTCTACGAGATTATCCAATACCAGCGGGACCGGGCCAAGCAGTTTTTCATGGATACCCTGGACGGCCGGGAAAAGATGACAACGCCGGAGGCGAAGGCCTTTCTCAGAAAAATCATTTTCAGCGAGAACAGCATTTACCAATACCTGACCGCCGAGGACGAGGCCAGGCTCAAAGCCGCCCTGCCGCCGGAATTCCGGATCGACCCGCAGGCGGAAGCCGTGGTCATGCGCGGCCTGTTCACCCATATGGAGGGCGTCCGCCCGGATGTGGACTTTCCCCTCGCGGCCAACCTGATCAAAATCATGGCCCTGGCCATGCTGAACCAGGATGCCCTGCACCCCGGCGCCCTGGCCCGGACTCTGGACCGCATCTACGACCTTTTGTTCAGCTGTATTTTTACGGAAAACGCCTGA
- a CDS encoding TetR/AcrR family transcriptional regulator: MPKVDKEYFAEKEKTIVDAAIRVCKSKPAYAVTLRDIVKECGISQGGIYRYFSDIDEIFAEIMNRAYSEYQIGGSTDAIFDSDNPPGKIIADSFALIGQLTDNIISQYGNLIYELNAIYLNEPERGQKVQGRIKVNNDSDALLGKTIAFIEAHISNGYFNPEMPKEHILLLIGITIQGIARMITFSENVEVLQTQFGITMEYTTAKGMMTILAQAIIKLLGSGGEREHYNENK; this comes from the coding sequence ATGCCAAAGGTCGATAAAGAATATTTTGCGGAAAAAGAAAAGACCATCGTTGATGCCGCCATAAGGGTTTGCAAATCCAAACCCGCTTACGCGGTTACGTTGCGCGATATCGTAAAAGAATGCGGGATCAGTCAGGGTGGAATATATCGCTATTTCTCGGACATCGACGAGATTTTTGCTGAGATAATGAACCGCGCCTACAGTGAATATCAAATCGGCGGAAGCACCGACGCGATTTTTGACAGCGATAATCCGCCGGGAAAAATAATCGCTGATTCGTTTGCTTTGATCGGCCAGTTGACAGACAACATCATAAGTCAATACGGGAATCTGATCTACGAACTGAATGCCATCTATCTGAATGAGCCGGAACGAGGCCAAAAGGTGCAAGGCAGAATTAAGGTGAACAATGACAGCGATGCATTACTTGGTAAAACAATTGCCTTTATCGAAGCACATATCTCGAACGGTTACTTCAATCCGGAGATGCCTAAAGAGCATATACTGCTTCTCATTGGTATAACCATCCAGGGCATTGCGCGAATGATAACCTTTTCTGAAAATGTTGAAGTTTTGCAGACACAATTTGGGATAACGATGGAATATACCACGGCAAAAGGTATGATGACAATTCTGGCACAGGCAATCATTAAGCTGCTTGGAAGCGGTGGCGAAAGAGAGCATTACAATGAAAACAAATGA
- a CDS encoding ABC transporter ATP-binding protein translates to MKTNDLAVKTEKLVKAFSGQEMIKSCKMNVRYGCIYGFLGANGAGKTTMFKMLTGLLLPTAGKAEVLGMDVVGRRDDILKNIGSMIDVPIFYDHLTAVKNLEIHLAYMGVQGMGIPAALELVGLEPSNKQPVSRYSLGMRQRLGIARAVVHNPKLLILDEPINGLDPMGIREMRELFLRLVQKKNMTILLSSHMLNEIEHTADTVGVIVNGTIVEETELSTIKQQYANGLEDYLIKKMTGGKQNA, encoded by the coding sequence ATGAAAACAAATGACTTAGCGGTAAAAACGGAAAAGTTGGTTAAAGCGTTTTCCGGACAGGAAATGATTAAAAGCTGCAAGATGAATGTCCGTTATGGCTGTATCTATGGTTTTTTGGGCGCAAACGGCGCAGGTAAAACAACTATGTTTAAGATGTTGACCGGATTACTGCTCCCCACGGCTGGAAAGGCCGAAGTGTTGGGAATGGATGTGGTCGGGCGACGCGACGACATACTCAAAAATATCGGTAGTATGATTGATGTTCCCATTTTTTACGACCATCTGACTGCTGTGAAAAACCTGGAAATCCACCTCGCCTATATGGGCGTACAAGGCATGGGTATTCCCGCCGCGCTTGAGCTTGTCGGATTGGAACCCTCAAACAAACAGCCCGTTTCCCGGTACTCCCTCGGTATGCGGCAGCGGTTAGGTATTGCCAGGGCGGTGGTTCACAATCCTAAGCTGCTGATTTTGGATGAACCCATCAATGGCCTTGACCCGATGGGTATCCGGGAAATGCGGGAGTTGTTTTTAAGGTTGGTACAGAAAAAGAATATGACCATTCTGCTTTCCAGCCACATGCTTAACGAAATTGAACACACGGCAGATACCGTGGGGGTAATTGTAAATGGGACTATTGTTGAGGAAACGGAATTATCAACAATTAAACAGCAGTATGCCAATGGCCTTGAGGATTATTTGATCAAAAAAATGACAGGGGGGAAACAAAATGCTTAA